A portion of the Bacteroidota bacterium genome contains these proteins:
- a CDS encoding AAA family ATPase — protein sequence MNSKQTVWTSPLCPAPDQPLNWEALNALNWVQKLHGTPQSPIHHAEGNVGIHTRMVMESLLSLPDYQSLPEPKRSTLFLATLAHDIAKPMCTVIEPNGDIVSPRHAVKGRSLIRQEIFQQNPGPIPFAIREEIAQLVRYHGLPLWFLEKRDLQATLLKASISCDLKLLALLAEADVLGRECKDKNELLDRVAIFREYCQEQGVWDGPWPFKDGHQRFEYFKNPENGPFYEPFDVFRGEAILMCGMPGSGKDTWIAKHGQGLPVISLDQMREDMDIAHREAQGKLINAAKERAKEYMRKGQSFIWNATNIVPSIRGQLIELFDSYKARTKIVYIEVPFARMMQQNANRAAKVPDNVMRQMVKKWEVPEVWEAVDVEFVVGV from the coding sequence ATGAACTCAAAGCAAACCGTTTGGACATCTCCGCTTTGCCCCGCCCCCGATCAGCCGCTGAATTGGGAGGCCTTGAACGCGCTCAACTGGGTGCAAAAGCTGCACGGCACGCCCCAAAGCCCGATCCACCATGCCGAAGGCAATGTTGGCATCCATACGCGGATGGTGATGGAAAGCTTGCTTTCGCTACCTGATTATCAATCGCTTCCGGAGCCCAAACGTTCGACACTTTTCCTCGCCACACTCGCGCATGACATCGCCAAGCCGATGTGCACGGTCATCGAGCCGAATGGGGACATTGTTTCGCCGCGCCACGCGGTCAAGGGCCGCAGCTTGATTCGGCAGGAAATTTTTCAGCAAAATCCGGGGCCGATTCCGTTTGCCATTCGGGAGGAAATCGCGCAATTGGTGCGGTACCACGGCTTGCCGTTGTGGTTTTTGGAGAAGCGTGATTTACAGGCTACACTCTTGAAAGCCAGCATTTCCTGCGATCTGAAGTTGCTCGCTTTGCTGGCAGAGGCGGATGTCTTGGGCCGCGAATGCAAGGACAAAAACGAACTCCTCGACCGCGTGGCGATATTCCGCGAATATTGTCAGGAACAAGGAGTTTGGGACGGGCCTTGGCCGTTCAAGGATGGGCATCAGCGGTTTGAATACTTCAAAAATCCGGAGAATGGGCCTTTTTATGAGCCGTTTGATGTTTTCCGGGGCGAAGCGATTTTGATGTGCGGCATGCCGGGTTCGGGCAAGGACACCTGGATTGCAAAACATGGCCAAGGCTTGCCGGTGATTTCGCTGGATCAGATGCGCGAGGACATGGACATCGCGCACCGCGAAGCCCAAGGCAAACTCATCAACGCCGCCAAAGAACGCGCCAAGGAGTACATGCGCAAAGGCCAATCCTTCATTTGGAACGCGACCAACATCGTGCCGAGCATCCGGGGGCAGCTGATCGAGCTGTTTGACAGCTACAAAGCCCGCACGAAAATCGTGTATATCGAGGTTCCATTCGCCAGAATGATGCAACAAAATGCCAACCGCGCAGCCAAGGTTCCCGACAATGTCATGCGCCAAATGGTCAAAAAATGGGAAGTGCCTGAGGTTTGGGAAGCTGTGGACGTGGAGTTTGTAGTTGGAGTTTGA
- a CDS encoding T9SS type A sorting domain-containing protein: MHRDKENITKNLLLYGNPMRLKYILTLLLLCLGFGIGTLSATHFIGSTITYECLGGGQYRAHLHYYADCQGLTPNPAPLTVTGFGVGCTAPTATAWTLVSSDDVSFLSPAYPTTCSGGAYPGVRDYHFTSDYNFSGVSCTKYQFSWNECCRNGSNTSIQNAMTAGSTVVTDTLNLSIVGCNSSPVWHNAPPRIATALRSNNFFDLGATDPDGDSLAYSLETPLDGSGNPIVYNLGYNWWNPMGPNWMHTFNEENGLLWIVPNAGANVIASIGVRVTEYRNGQRIGSVLREFEILGSTTFPANLLPAISLPTNPVGARVIGGQIIVPPGGSFCVDFNATDPNTGDATQLSWMSDLPGAAFTDTFGIGPDTVMAVGPWARLCWTAPTSIAAPTGKRFWITAIDTTSQLNNMVAAWYDIRLGDTSLVWPGDADNNLVADAFDLLPIGVNYGNVGTMRSTITNAWAGQVSSPWTWGTPIPGIIDEMFSDCNGDSLVDDNDTLAITLNYGLTHLKANLPVARGTTVDPPFRLVLPDSASVGDTISAPIILGDNSVPAANIYGWAFKLHYDASLIDSSTFWIDFNGSWLANGSTTLDMSRNHPTLSICDAAQVRTNHTSSSGMGQVATAHFVIIDNIDGKRATLDSASLNVFFTDVKVIGMDGLAMPVDAQQDSMMVFDRTTETPLLNAPDAFVQIYPNPAQDRLTIAATGTEIEEIELISLQGQLLFRQTEIHKAKFPMSLHGFAPGMYFARIQTKSGMTVQRIVIE, translated from the coding sequence ATGCATCGAGACAAAGAAAATATCACCAAAAATTTGCTGCTTTACGGGAATCCTATGCGCCTGAAATACATCCTTACGCTGCTCTTGCTTTGCCTTGGTTTTGGAATCGGCACGCTTTCGGCCACCCATTTCATCGGCTCCACCATTACCTATGAATGCCTTGGCGGAGGCCAATACCGCGCTCATTTGCATTACTATGCCGATTGCCAAGGATTGACTCCCAATCCCGCGCCGCTGACCGTTACCGGATTCGGGGTCGGATGCACCGCACCCACGGCAACGGCATGGACGCTTGTCAGTTCCGATGATGTTTCCTTTCTCTCTCCTGCCTACCCGACCACATGCTCCGGCGGAGCCTACCCTGGAGTGAGGGACTATCATTTCACGAGCGACTACAATTTTAGTGGTGTTTCTTGTACCAAGTACCAGTTCTCGTGGAATGAATGCTGCCGTAACGGATCGAATACCAGTATTCAAAACGCGATGACAGCCGGCTCTACCGTTGTCACCGACACCCTGAATTTGAGCATCGTGGGTTGCAACAGTTCGCCAGTTTGGCACAATGCGCCTCCACGCATCGCTACGGCCCTGCGCAGCAACAACTTTTTTGACCTTGGTGCCACCGATCCCGATGGGGATTCCTTGGCTTATTCATTGGAAACGCCACTCGATGGCAGCGGAAACCCGATCGTTTACAACCTGGGTTACAATTGGTGGAATCCGATGGGACCGAATTGGATGCATACGTTCAATGAGGAAAATGGTCTTCTATGGATCGTACCCAATGCCGGTGCGAATGTCATCGCGTCCATCGGCGTGCGCGTAACGGAATATCGCAACGGTCAACGAATTGGGAGTGTGCTGCGCGAATTTGAAATCCTCGGTTCGACGACATTTCCAGCGAATCTTCTACCTGCAATTTCGCTCCCGACCAATCCTGTTGGTGCCCGGGTGATTGGCGGACAGATCATCGTGCCACCCGGAGGCAGCTTCTGCGTGGACTTCAATGCTACTGACCCCAACACCGGCGATGCCACGCAGCTCAGTTGGATGAGTGACCTTCCTGGGGCCGCATTCACCGACACCTTTGGCATCGGTCCGGATACGGTGATGGCTGTCGGACCTTGGGCACGACTTTGCTGGACCGCCCCAACTTCGATTGCAGCGCCAACTGGCAAGCGTTTTTGGATCACGGCCATCGACACTACCTCGCAACTCAACAATATGGTTGCCGCTTGGTACGACATTCGGCTTGGGGATACGAGCCTTGTATGGCCAGGGGATGCAGACAACAATCTGGTGGCTGATGCCTTTGACCTTCTGCCGATCGGTGTCAACTACGGGAATGTTGGGACGATGCGAAGCACGATCACCAATGCTTGGGCAGGCCAAGTGAGTTCGCCTTGGACTTGGGGAACACCTATCCCCGGCATCATCGACGAAATGTTCAGTGACTGCAACGGCGACAGTCTTGTCGACGACAATGACACCTTGGCGATCACCTTGAACTATGGCCTTACACATTTGAAGGCAAATCTTCCTGTGGCGCGTGGCACGACAGTTGATCCACCTTTCCGGCTTGTGCTGCCTGACAGTGCATCCGTCGGAGACACGATCTCGGCGCCGATCATCTTGGGAGACAATAGTGTACCTGCCGCCAACATCTACGGATGGGCTTTCAAATTGCATTACGATGCTTCGTTGATTGACAGCAGCACCTTCTGGATCGACTTCAACGGCAGTTGGCTTGCGAATGGAAGCACCACGCTCGACATGTCGCGCAACCATCCGACGCTTAGCATCTGTGATGCAGCGCAAGTACGCACCAACCATACCTCTTCTTCCGGAATGGGACAGGTGGCGACCGCTCACTTTGTGATCATCGACAACATCGACGGCAAACGGGCGACACTGGATTCCGCATCCTTGAATGTCTTTTTCACGGATGTGAAAGTCATTGGCATGGATGGCCTTGCAATGCCGGTCGATGCACAGCAAGATTCCATGATGGTCTTTGACCGTACCACCGAGACACCACTACTCAATGCGCCAGATGCATTTGTCCAAATCTATCCGAATCCAGCCCAAGATCGCCTGACGATTGCGGCTACCGGTACGGAAATCGAGGAAATTGAATTGATTTCGCTGCAGGGTCAGTTGCTTTTCCGTCAGACGGAGATTCACAAGGCGAAGTTCCCGATGTCGCTCCACGGATTTGCACCGGGCATGTACTTCGCCCGCATCCAAACGAAATCGGGCATGACGGTACAACGCATCGTCATCGAATAA
- a CDS encoding 1-acyl-sn-glycerol-3-phosphate acyltransferase, which translates to MAWTFISTMLWAFFFLLWGKLMSRKKALVYSDSILRMWSQFWGFWIGIRYRQTGWKAEYGQTPMVLVTNHNSFLDTPVSYVNIRAPFRTLAKRELLKVPIMGFIFKTSGIMVDRSSPESRKASFQRMVEAVTLGESLMIYPEGTQNRTNEQMQPFFDGAFKLAVATQVPILPVVTINTRRTMPQAKFGKIRPGVLSQHFMEPISTVGLQEVDVAALVERVRAAMIAKQIELDPKYPN; encoded by the coding sequence GTGGCATGGACATTCATTTCCACGATGCTTTGGGCATTTTTCTTCCTGCTTTGGGGCAAGCTGATGTCACGCAAGAAGGCCTTGGTTTACAGTGATTCCATCCTGCGCATGTGGTCACAATTCTGGGGATTTTGGATCGGGATCCGGTATCGGCAGACGGGTTGGAAGGCTGAATATGGCCAAACCCCGATGGTGTTGGTAACCAACCACAACAGTTTTCTGGATACCCCTGTTTCCTATGTGAACATCCGTGCGCCCTTTCGCACGCTCGCCAAACGCGAATTGCTCAAGGTGCCGATCATGGGCTTCATCTTCAAAACCTCCGGGATCATGGTCGACCGCAGCAGCCCCGAGAGCCGCAAAGCCAGCTTCCAACGTATGGTCGAGGCCGTAACTTTGGGCGAATCCCTGATGATCTATCCGGAAGGCACTCAAAATCGCACGAATGAGCAAATGCAGCCCTTTTTTGATGGCGCCTTCAAGCTCGCCGTCGCGACCCAGGTTCCGATCCTTCCCGTGGTGACGATCAATACAAGACGCACGATGCCCCAAGCCAAATTCGGGAAGATCCGTCCCGGAGTGCTGAGTCAGCATTTTATGGAGCCGATTTCGACGGTGGGATTGCAGGAAGTCGATGTGGCCGCCTTGGTCGAGCGCGTCCGCGCAGCCATGATCGCAAAGCAGATCGAGTTGGACCCAAAGTATCCGAATTGA